Proteins encoded by one window of Ulvibacter sp. MAR_2010_11:
- a CDS encoding NHL repeat-containing protein, which translates to MKYFISVAIVIATLMSCQTKEAPKSWQLAKVIKTEGVNPIGIAATSDGIWLSDGDHNRLVLINENGAILKSIDSLERPMHISSFNNELIIPQYGNDVVMRYNASEMEMVTVKDSLDAPAGADFKGDEIAIADFYNNRILYAKDGINFISFGKEGKAEGDFYYPTDVQITTDRIWVADAYNNRVQAFDKEGKFVTVIGANEKMNAATGIYVSEKEVFVTDFENNRVLVYDHTGVLQQALSESIEKPTDAILVDGKLYISNYRGSKITVYEWKEAAAPSKEK; encoded by the coding sequence ATGAAATATTTTATATCGGTTGCAATTGTGATCGCAACCTTAATGAGTTGCCAGACTAAAGAAGCTCCTAAGAGTTGGCAGCTGGCGAAAGTAATAAAAACTGAAGGAGTAAATCCAATTGGAATCGCAGCTACTTCGGATGGAATTTGGTTGAGCGATGGAGACCACAATCGTTTGGTTTTAATAAACGAAAACGGAGCAATACTGAAAAGTATAGATTCTTTGGAACGCCCCATGCATATTTCGTCTTTTAATAATGAGCTGATTATTCCGCAGTATGGAAATGATGTGGTGATGCGATACAATGCTTCGGAAATGGAGATGGTAACCGTAAAGGATAGTTTGGATGCGCCGGCAGGAGCAGACTTCAAAGGGGATGAAATTGCGATTGCAGATTTTTATAACAACCGTATTTTATACGCAAAAGACGGAATTAATTTTATTTCCTTCGGAAAAGAAGGGAAGGCAGAAGGAGATTTTTATTATCCTACCGATGTTCAGATTACAACAGACAGAATTTGGGTGGCCGATGCATACAATAACCGTGTACAGGCATTCGACAAGGAAGGAAAATTTGTAACTGTCATAGGTGCAAATGAGAAAATGAATGCTGCAACCGGGATTTATGTTTCGGAAAAAGAAGTGTTTGTAACCGATTTTGAAAATAACCGAGTACTGGTTTATGACCACACAGGGGTGCTTCAGCAAGCACTTTCAGAAAGTATTGAAAAGCCAACAGATGCTATCCTGGTGGACGGAAAATTATATATTTCGAACTATCGCGGTAGTAAAATAACCGTATACGAGTGGAAAGAAGCAGCGGCTCCTTCCAAAGAAAAGTAG
- a CDS encoding carboxypeptidase-like regulatory domain-containing protein has protein sequence MKYIIFLLLSLPTILFSQEQLTGVILEVNEKNESIGIPGANVYWLDTSIGTITEIDGNFTIPYNAEHTKLVISYVGYKTDTLTVKTPKPIRHVLHSNNSLDEVTIRNRRKSSSLSYLTAENVTNVSSDELLKAACCNLSESFETNPSIDVNFADAVSGARQIKMLGLTSPYILIATENIPSIRGAAQTYGLSFIPGTWVESIQITKGAGSVTNGFESIAGQINAELQKPTTDDKLFVNLYGATNERFEINTHLNTKVSDKWSTGLYLHGNNNDGKHDENNDGFLDMPMAQQINVMNRWQYTNLEKGFVSFLNFRYLNDEKETGQLGHILEDDGGNTGGHGVDDGKISGRAVEDLWISETKTERYDISAKLGYVNPEIPYQTAGLQVAFSNHVQESYFGLKTYDITHRSLYSNVVYNSIISDSRHKVKTGVGYTHDDYIEWVNGTEYSREENSVGGFFEYTYDNLGNLNLTAGVRLDHHNLLGTFLTPRLHARFTPWGKSALRGSIGRGKRSANIFSENQSMFSTARTISILSTGGSIYGLDPEIAWNYGVSFLQGFNLFERKADITFDFYRTDFQNQVVVDREDRTQVRFYNLAGESFANSFQVEFNINVLDRLDLRTAYKFYDIQTDYRSGRLEKPLTPSHRIFANVFYETEIQPNGSQWKFDMTYNWLGEQRFSKTSDNPVPYQLPEYSPTVGTLNAQITNVLSHNFELYFGGENITDVRQNNPIIASQDPFGPNFDTTFVYGPIFGSMYYAGLRFRLN, from the coding sequence ATGAAATATATTATATTCTTATTGCTATCTCTTCCAACAATACTGTTCTCACAAGAACAATTAACCGGTGTTATTCTGGAGGTAAACGAAAAGAATGAAAGCATTGGAATTCCGGGAGCAAACGTATATTGGCTGGACACTTCCATAGGAACCATTACCGAAATTGACGGGAATTTTACCATTCCTTATAATGCCGAACATACCAAATTGGTGATTAGTTATGTAGGATATAAGACTGATACATTGACGGTGAAAACACCCAAGCCTATTCGTCATGTGTTGCATTCTAATAATAGCCTTGATGAAGTTACGATTCGAAATCGCCGGAAATCGAGTTCACTATCGTATCTCACTGCCGAAAATGTAACCAATGTTAGCAGCGATGAATTACTGAAAGCTGCCTGTTGCAATCTTTCTGAAAGTTTCGAAACCAATCCGTCTATCGATGTGAATTTTGCAGACGCAGTTTCAGGGGCGCGACAAATTAAGATGTTAGGACTTACGAGTCCGTATATTTTAATTGCTACCGAAAATATCCCTTCCATTCGAGGCGCGGCCCAAACTTACGGACTCAGTTTTATTCCGGGAACCTGGGTAGAAAGTATTCAAATTACAAAGGGCGCCGGAAGTGTCACCAACGGTTTTGAAAGTATCGCGGGGCAAATTAATGCCGAATTGCAAAAACCCACCACCGACGATAAGTTGTTTGTAAACCTCTACGGTGCAACCAACGAACGTTTCGAAATTAACACCCACCTCAATACAAAAGTGAGTGATAAATGGAGCACCGGATTGTATTTGCATGGCAATAATAATGACGGGAAACACGATGAAAACAACGATGGTTTTTTAGACATGCCCATGGCACAACAGATTAATGTGATGAACCGATGGCAGTACACCAACCTCGAAAAAGGATTTGTAAGTTTTCTTAATTTCAGGTACTTAAATGATGAAAAGGAAACGGGACAGCTTGGTCATATTCTGGAGGATGATGGTGGAAATACCGGTGGACATGGAGTTGATGACGGAAAAATTTCGGGACGGGCAGTCGAGGATCTGTGGATAAGTGAAACTAAGACAGAGCGGTATGACATTTCGGCCAAATTGGGCTATGTAAATCCCGAAATTCCTTATCAAACAGCCGGTTTGCAAGTTGCATTCAGCAATCATGTGCAGGAATCGTATTTCGGATTAAAAACCTATGATATTACACATCGAAGTTTGTATTCGAACGTTGTTTACAACTCCATTATCAGTGATTCGCGTCATAAAGTTAAAACAGGAGTAGGTTATACTCACGATGACTATATTGAGTGGGTAAACGGTACCGAATATTCCCGGGAAGAGAATTCGGTGGGAGGATTTTTTGAATACACCTACGATAATCTTGGGAATCTAAATCTTACTGCCGGAGTACGGCTAGACCACCACAATTTGCTTGGCACATTCTTAACGCCACGACTACATGCGCGTTTTACGCCTTGGGGTAAGTCGGCATTACGGGGTTCGATTGGAAGAGGAAAGCGTAGTGCCAATATTTTTTCTGAAAATCAGTCGATGTTCTCTACAGCCCGAACCATTTCTATTTTAAGTACCGGTGGAAGTATTTACGGGTTAGATCCTGAAATAGCTTGGAATTACGGAGTTTCATTTTTACAAGGGTTTAATTTATTTGAAAGAAAGGCAGATATCACTTTCGATTTTTACAGAACCGATTTTCAAAATCAGGTGGTGGTAGATAGGGAAGACAGAACTCAGGTTCGCTTCTATAATTTAGCGGGAGAAAGTTTTGCCAATAGTTTTCAGGTTGAGTTCAATATCAATGTTTTGGATCGGTTAGATCTTCGAACAGCCTATAAGTTTTACGACATTCAAACCGATTATAGATCGGGCAGATTGGAAAAGCCGTTAACGCCCAGCCATCGTATTTTTGCCAATGTTTTTTATGAAACTGAAATTCAGCCCAACGGCTCGCAGTGGAAATTCGACATGACTTATAATTGGCTCGGAGAACAACGATTTTCAAAAACAAGCGATAACCCTGTTCCCTACCAATTACCCGAATATTCCCCAACAGTTGGCACGCTCAATGCACAAATCACCAATGTGTTGTCTCATAATTTTGAATTATATTTCGGAGGAGAAAACATTACGGATGTAAGACAGAACAACCCTATTATTGCGAGTCAGGATCCGTTTGGACCAAATTTTGATACTACCTTTGTGTACGGCCCAATTTTTGGGAGTATGTATTACGCAGGTTTACGTTTTAGATTAAATTAA
- a CDS encoding four helix bundle protein: MRDFKKYDVWRLSHQLTLDIYKFSTNFPNSELYGLSAQIRRAAFSIPTNISEGCGRDSDSEFNRFLTIALGSASETEYLILLSKDLNYIDTSVSEKLHSDINTIKMKIYSLKQKLN, from the coding sequence ATGAGAGATTTTAAAAAATATGATGTGTGGAGGTTAAGTCACCAACTTACATTAGATATTTATAAATTTTCTACTAATTTCCCGAATAGCGAATTATATGGACTTTCTGCTCAAATTAGAAGAGCAGCCTTTTCAATTCCAACAAACATAAGTGAAGGTTGTGGCAGAGATTCCGATTCCGAATTCAACAGATTTTTAACAATAGCTTTAGGCTCAGCTTCAGAGACAGAATATCTAATTCTACTTTCAAAGGATTTAAATTATATTGATACTTCTGTATCTGAAAAATTGCATAGCGATATCAATACTATTAAAATGAAAATATACTCATTAAAACAAAAACTAAATTAA
- a CDS encoding heavy-metal-associated domain-containing protein, protein MKKGLIILAVLLTTAITYAQDKNAKASFEVDGICGMCKQRIERAALNTKGVKSAVWNVDTHELKLIFDERKTNLTTIKTSIANVGHDTEEIKASEEAYNSVHDCCRYRDEGVIDDHNKHEN, encoded by the coding sequence ATGAAAAAAGGACTTATTATTTTAGCAGTATTACTTACAACTGCCATTACGTATGCACAAGACAAAAATGCAAAAGCTTCTTTTGAAGTTGATGGAATTTGTGGAATGTGTAAGCAACGAATTGAAAGAGCGGCACTCAATACCAAAGGTGTAAAATCGGCAGTATGGAATGTCGACACCCATGAGTTAAAACTTATTTTTGATGAGCGCAAAACTAATTTGACAACCATCAAAACCAGTATTGCCAATGTTGGTCATGACACCGAAGAGATAAAAGCTTCGGAAGAAGCCTATAACAGTGTACACGATTGCTGTAGATACAGGGATGAGGGTGTTATTGATGACCACAATAAGCACGAAAATTAG
- a CDS encoding heavy metal translocating P-type ATPase, with product MKHRYDILGMSCNGCRNHVEKALNEVEGVVKASVDLEKAEALIEMKSHIALETFQKALAASGGNYEISMPGSKKEHAQKNMPSEKQKPKGNGTGVFYCPMHCEGDKTYDKPGDCPVCGMDLVEEVSLTRSTTQYTCPMHPEVVRDESGSCPICGMDLVPLKADVSAEENKYRQLSRKFWIAVAFTLPIFLIAMSEMIPNNPLYQLLELKYWNWIQFGLSIPVVFYATWMFFERAYRSIKTWNLNMFTLIGIGAGIAWLFSVVGMLFPDFFPDQFKTHGGTVHVYFEAATVILTLVLLGQLLEARAHSKTNSAVKELLKLAPNEAIRIVDGKEEKITIDKIQIGDLLRVKPGDKIPVDGVITEGQSTIDESMISGEPIPVSKKEGDTIRSGTINGKQSFVVKAEKVGSDTLLSQIIEMVNKASRSQAPIQKLADKISGYFVPIVVIISLITFVVWAIFGPEPAYVFALVNAIAVLIIACPCALGLATPMSVMVGVGKGAQSGVLIKNAEALEKMNTIDTLIIDKTGTITEGKPSVESVGSVSDFSEKEVLSYIASVNELSEHPLAEATLRYAKEQEVEVKKASNFNSVTGKGVTAIVDGKKVAVGNEKLMQEVKAEISEKIRNTVEAEQRKAKTVPFVSVDGKVIGYVVIADKIKETSKKAISALQEMGINVIMLTGDNHDTAKAVAAQLHMKQFKAEMLPQDKLAEVEKLQNEGHKVAVAGDGINDAPALAKSDVGIAMGTGTDVAIESAAITLLKGDLQGIVKARNLSKKVMRNIKQNLFFALVYNTLGIPVAAGLLFPFFGILLSPMIAALAMSFSSVSVIFNALRLRSASID from the coding sequence ATGAAACACCGCTATGACATATTGGGAATGAGCTGCAACGGGTGTCGAAACCATGTTGAGAAAGCGCTCAATGAAGTAGAGGGAGTAGTAAAGGCCTCGGTCGATTTGGAAAAGGCGGAAGCCCTTATTGAAATGAAATCTCACATTGCTTTGGAAACCTTTCAGAAAGCACTTGCTGCCTCTGGAGGGAATTATGAAATTTCGATGCCGGGATCAAAGAAGGAACACGCTCAAAAGAACATGCCTTCAGAAAAGCAAAAACCGAAAGGCAACGGAACAGGAGTATTTTATTGCCCCATGCACTGTGAAGGCGACAAAACCTATGACAAGCCCGGCGATTGCCCTGTTTGTGGGATGGATTTGGTGGAGGAAGTGAGTCTCACCCGAAGTACTACTCAGTATACCTGCCCCATGCATCCTGAAGTTGTTAGAGATGAATCGGGTTCTTGCCCTATCTGCGGAATGGATCTGGTGCCTTTAAAAGCTGATGTTTCAGCTGAAGAAAATAAATACAGGCAATTGTCGCGTAAATTTTGGATAGCAGTAGCATTTACACTGCCCATTTTCCTAATTGCCATGTCCGAAATGATTCCAAACAATCCGTTGTATCAACTATTGGAACTAAAATATTGGAATTGGATTCAATTTGGATTGTCAATTCCCGTGGTGTTCTATGCAACCTGGATGTTTTTTGAACGCGCCTACCGCTCCATTAAAACATGGAATCTAAACATGTTTACCCTCATAGGAATTGGTGCAGGGATTGCATGGTTGTTCAGTGTAGTGGGAATGCTCTTCCCCGATTTTTTCCCGGATCAGTTTAAAACACACGGGGGAACGGTACACGTGTATTTTGAAGCTGCCACTGTAATCCTAACTTTGGTGTTGTTAGGGCAGTTGTTGGAGGCCAGAGCGCATAGTAAAACCAATAGTGCCGTAAAGGAGTTGTTAAAATTAGCTCCTAATGAAGCTATTCGAATTGTGGACGGTAAGGAAGAAAAAATAACGATTGATAAAATTCAAATTGGGGATTTACTGCGGGTGAAACCGGGGGATAAAATACCTGTGGATGGAGTTATTACCGAAGGTCAAAGCACCATAGACGAATCGATGATCTCAGGGGAACCCATTCCGGTTTCAAAAAAGGAAGGGGACACTATTCGCTCCGGAACCATCAATGGAAAACAATCCTTTGTGGTAAAAGCCGAAAAAGTTGGGAGTGATACGCTGCTTTCTCAAATCATTGAAATGGTGAACAAGGCGAGTAGGAGTCAGGCGCCCATTCAAAAACTAGCCGATAAAATTTCCGGCTATTTTGTACCCATTGTAGTTATAATTTCACTCATCACATTTGTAGTTTGGGCAATTTTTGGCCCCGAACCGGCCTATGTATTTGCACTCGTCAATGCCATCGCGGTGCTGATTATTGCTTGTCCGTGTGCCTTGGGACTTGCAACACCCATGTCGGTTATGGTGGGTGTTGGGAAAGGAGCGCAGTCCGGCGTGCTGATTAAAAATGCTGAAGCCCTTGAAAAGATGAACACCATCGATACCTTGATAATCGACAAGACAGGAACAATTACCGAAGGTAAACCTTCTGTTGAAAGTGTTGGATCGGTATCCGATTTTTCAGAAAAGGAAGTCCTCTCCTATATTGCTTCCGTTAACGAATTGAGTGAACATCCTCTGGCTGAAGCTACGCTGCGATATGCCAAAGAACAAGAAGTTGAAGTTAAGAAGGCTTCAAATTTCAATTCGGTAACCGGAAAGGGTGTGACGGCTATTGTCGACGGAAAGAAGGTTGCAGTAGGCAACGAAAAGTTGATGCAGGAGGTAAAGGCTGAAATTTCAGAAAAGATTCGCAATACGGTTGAAGCAGAGCAGCGAAAGGCGAAGACAGTTCCGTTTGTTTCGGTGGACGGAAAGGTAATAGGATATGTTGTGATTGCCGATAAGATTAAGGAAACCAGTAAGAAGGCTATTTCCGCATTACAGGAAATGGGTATCAATGTGATTATGCTTACCGGGGACAATCATGACACTGCCAAAGCGGTTGCCGCTCAGTTACATATGAAACAATTTAAGGCCGAAATGTTACCGCAAGACAAGCTGGCTGAGGTTGAAAAATTGCAAAATGAAGGACATAAGGTTGCTGTGGCGGGTGATGGTATAAATGATGCTCCGGCGCTTGCAAAAAGTGACGTTGGCATCGCCATGGGAACAGGAACCGATGTGGCCATAGAAAGTGCTGCCATCACACTTTTAAAAGGTGATTTGCAAGGCATTGTAAAAGCGAGAAATTTAAGTAAAAAGGTGATGCGAAACATAAAGCAGAACCTGTTTTTTGCACTGGTATATAATACTTTAGGGATTCCGGTAGCTGCAGGATTGTTATTTCCCTTCTTCGGAATTTTGTTATCACCCATGATTGCTGCCCTTGCCATGAGTTTTAGTTCGGTTTCGGTGATTTTTAATGCGTTGCGACTGCGCAGCGCGAGTATTGATTGA
- the groL gene encoding chaperonin GroEL (60 kDa chaperone family; promotes refolding of misfolded polypeptides especially under stressful conditions; forms two stacked rings of heptamers to form a barrel-shaped 14mer; ends can be capped by GroES; misfolded proteins enter the barrel where they are refolded when GroES binds), with the protein MAKDIKFDVEARDAIKRGVDALANAVKVTLGPKGRNVIISKSFGAPQVTKDGVTVAKEIELEDALENMGAQMVKEVASRTNDLAGDGTTTATVLAQAIVKEGLKNVAAGANPMDLKRGIDKAVEAIVKDLDKQSTKVGNSSEMIKQVAAISSNNDDVIGELIAKAFGKVGKEGVITVEESKGTDTYVDVVEGMQFDRGYLSPYFVTDSEKMQTELENPMILLYDKKISSMKDLLPVLEPVAQQGKSLLIIAEDVDGEALATLVVNKLRGSLKIAAVKAPGFGDRRKAMLEDIAVLTGGTVISEERGFTLENATIEMLGSAETITIDKDNTTIVNGAGNKSDIKARVGQIKAQIETTTSDYDKEKLQERLAKLAGGVAVLYVGAASEVEMKEKKDRVDDALNATRAAVEEGIVAGGGVALVRAISVLQKLTTTSLDEATGIQIVARAIEAPLRTIVENAGGEGSVVINKVLEGKKNFGYDAKTETYVDMLKAGIIDPKKVTRIALENAASVAGMILTTECALVDIKEDSPSMPPMGGGMPGMM; encoded by the coding sequence ATGGCAAAAGATATAAAATTTGATGTAGAAGCACGTGACGCAATTAAGCGCGGTGTAGATGCATTGGCAAACGCAGTAAAAGTAACCTTAGGTCCTAAAGGACGTAACGTAATTATCAGTAAATCATTTGGGGCACCACAAGTAACCAAAGACGGGGTAACCGTAGCAAAAGAAATTGAACTGGAAGATGCTCTGGAGAACATGGGAGCGCAAATGGTAAAAGAAGTAGCTTCCAGAACCAATGATCTTGCAGGTGATGGTACCACCACCGCTACCGTTTTGGCACAGGCCATCGTAAAGGAAGGACTAAAAAACGTGGCAGCAGGTGCAAACCCCATGGACTTAAAACGAGGCATCGACAAAGCTGTTGAGGCTATCGTAAAAGATCTGGACAAGCAATCTACCAAGGTTGGAAATTCTTCCGAAATGATTAAGCAGGTAGCTGCCATTTCATCGAATAACGACGATGTAATTGGGGAGCTAATCGCCAAAGCCTTCGGAAAAGTTGGCAAAGAAGGTGTAATTACTGTTGAAGAATCTAAAGGTACCGACACCTACGTAGACGTGGTTGAAGGAATGCAATTTGACAGAGGCTATTTGTCTCCATATTTTGTTACCGATAGCGAAAAGATGCAAACCGAATTGGAAAATCCAATGATTTTGCTGTACGATAAGAAAATCTCTTCTATGAAAGATTTACTTCCCGTGTTAGAGCCTGTAGCTCAGCAAGGAAAATCTTTGTTGATAATTGCTGAAGATGTTGACGGCGAAGCACTGGCTACCTTAGTGGTAAACAAACTTCGTGGATCGTTAAAAATTGCAGCAGTAAAAGCTCCGGGATTTGGTGACCGAAGAAAAGCAATGTTGGAAGATATTGCAGTATTGACAGGAGGAACTGTTATTTCGGAAGAGAGAGGATTTACCCTGGAAAATGCAACGATTGAAATGTTAGGCTCTGCCGAAACAATTACCATAGACAAAGACAATACTACCATTGTAAATGGCGCCGGAAACAAAAGCGACATAAAAGCAAGAGTAGGACAGATAAAAGCACAAATTGAAACCACTACCAGCGACTACGACAAGGAAAAATTACAGGAGCGTTTGGCAAAACTTGCCGGAGGTGTAGCTGTATTGTACGTAGGTGCTGCTTCCGAAGTAGAAATGAAAGAGAAGAAAGATCGCGTTGACGATGCCCTTAATGCTACCCGTGCGGCAGTAGAAGAAGGAATCGTTGCCGGAGGGGGTGTAGCTTTGGTGCGTGCAATTAGCGTATTGCAAAAGCTAACTACCACTTCTTTGGACGAAGCAACCGGAATTCAGATTGTGGCTCGCGCCATTGAAGCTCCTTTGCGCACCATAGTTGAAAATGCAGGTGGAGAAGGTTCGGTTGTGATTAACAAGGTATTGGAAGGAAAGAAAAACTTCGGATACGATGCCAAAACCGAAACCTATGTAGACATGTTGAAAGCAGGAATAATTGATCCTAAAAAAGTAACCCGTATCGCTTTGGAAAATGCAGCTTCGGTAGCAGGAATGATCCTTACCACCGAATGTGCCCTGGTAGATATTAAGGAAGACAGTCCGTCAATGCCTCCAATGGGTGGCGGAATGCCGGGAATGATGTAA
- the groES gene encoding co-chaperone GroES, protein MALKIQPLSDRVLVQPQEAETKTASGLFIPDSAKEKPQQGKVVAVGKGKEDHKMTVKVGDIVLYGKYSGSELKFDGKDYLIMREDDILAII, encoded by the coding sequence ATGGCGTTAAAAATTCAACCACTTTCAGACAGAGTTTTGGTACAGCCTCAAGAGGCAGAAACCAAAACCGCATCCGGACTCTTTATCCCGGATTCTGCTAAGGAAAAACCACAACAAGGAAAAGTTGTTGCCGTAGGAAAAGGCAAAGAAGATCACAAAATGACCGTAAAGGTGGGTGATATTGTTTTGTACGGAAAATACTCCGGAAGTGAATTAAAGTTTGATGGTAAGGATTACCTCATCATGCGAGAGGATGATATTCTTGCGATAATATAA
- a CDS encoding heavy-metal-associated domain-containing protein encodes MKKSIIITVIVALISTMGMNAQKQMDQFEIQVDGLGCPFCAYGLEKKFKEFKGIKEVKIDIETGDFSFAYPSEKSLSLNDVVTQVEKAGYTPITTKITRANGKVESSGGKAESTKMDIAQLTNKSVFVAGNCGMCEARILKAAKSISGVSNASWNQDTKMLEVGFDASQTSVSAIEKAIATAGHDTKGHKAAKDTYNDLPGCCKYERLEQ; translated from the coding sequence ATGAAAAAATCAATAATAATTACAGTTATCGTAGCATTAATAAGCACGATGGGTATGAACGCCCAAAAGCAAATGGATCAATTTGAAATTCAGGTTGACGGACTAGGTTGTCCGTTCTGTGCCTACGGATTGGAAAAGAAGTTCAAGGAATTCAAAGGAATTAAAGAAGTGAAAATCGACATTGAAACAGGTGATTTCTCCTTTGCATATCCTTCAGAAAAAAGTCTTTCCTTAAACGATGTTGTAACACAGGTTGAAAAGGCAGGATACACTCCTATTACCACCAAAATTACACGTGCAAATGGGAAAGTGGAGTCTTCCGGTGGAAAAGCAGAAAGCACAAAAATGGACATAGCACAACTTACCAATAAGTCTGTTTTTGTGGCAGGAAACTGTGGCATGTGTGAGGCCAGAATTTTAAAAGCTGCAAAATCCATTTCAGGCGTTTCCAATGCCTCGTGGAATCAGGATACTAAAATGTTGGAGGTTGGATTTGATGCTTCTCAGACTTCTGTAAGCGCAATAGAAAAAGCAATTGCAACTGCAGGACATGATACCAAAGGGCATAAAGCAGCCAAAGACACATACAACGATCTTCCGGGATGTTGTAAATACGAGCGTTTGGAACAATAA